Below is a genomic region from Roseofilum reptotaenium CS-1145.
AGGGATGAAAGGATTGATTGGTTCCAGCTAATCCTTGCACAAAGAGGGCATGAGTCCCCATTGCTAAGGCTAACAGTTGTTGAGCATCGTGAACGCACAGAGCAGCAATACCTGTCATCACCGATGTGCCATTGGTCATCGCTAACCCTTCTTTTGGATGCAAGATTAACGGTTTTAACCCCAGTTTCTTCAAGGCTTGAGGGGCAGGCATCGATTGCCCTTGAAAATCAACTGTAAACGAGTCATCAATACCAATCAATGCCCCTGTAATCCTAGCTAAGGGCACTAGATCGCCACTTGCTCCGATCGATCCGTACTCGTAGACGTGGGGGGTAACTCCTTGATTGAGAAAGGTAGCCATCCGTTTAATCAGTTTCAGTCGAATTCCGGATGCTCCTTTAAGGTGCGAGTTCATCCGTAAGAGCATTGCTGCTCGGACATCGGCTAGGGGTAATGGTTTACCCGCTCCTGACTTGAGGAACCAAATCAAGTTGTTTTGCAATTCGGCTGCTTCTTGGGAGGAGATAACGGTATCCGCCATGCCACCAAAACCGGTGGTTACTCCATAAATGGCTTTGTTCTGAGCAACTGCATCTTCTATATAGTTGTGAGCAGCCTTAACTTGTTCTAATAGTTCTTCCGTATCGGCCAACTGAACTGAAGTCCCCTGGCGAGCGACTTCAGCTACGTCTGTGATGGTAAGGTTCTCATCTCCCACCGTTACGATTTTATTTTCATGCCTCGGAATAGGCGATCGCGCATTTTGCCTAGACGGTCTTTCCTCAAACAGTTGTGAAGTCCCTTGCAGCACACGGTTTCCCTGTTGTTTTTGCCGTTTACTTGTCAAGGTCACTTGTTCTTTTTCCCGCAAGGCTTTGGTGTTTGCACCCATTAAGTCTGGGGTTTTTATCATGTACTAACGTCCTCAATCCGCCTTAATTGCTAAGTAAATCTATTCATGGGCTGATACCAGCTCATTCGTTATATATACACATAATAGATGATCCCCTACTAAAGTCAACCTCTCGTTGATAAGATATATCTATGTATATACAACATAAGTATAAGTATCGATAGTCAGAAAAGAGGATAGGGGGACGCGGAGATGGAAAGATTGCCTATTACTGCAAAATGCATACTCTCCACTTCCGAACGCGAAGTGCAGCACTATAGAAGAATTTAATAATTAAATCGTTGGGTTCTAAACCCTGTCCCAGACAGAGAAAGGGGTGGAGGAGTGCATTGACGATTTAAGGAAGGGGGGTCTGACCCCTCCCATCGGTAGAAGAAATGAGCTATTTTCTAAGTGTTCAACAACACTACGTCTTAAACAGAACACTATGATAAGAAAATTACGACGTTACTGGAATTATCTTTTAATTGCACTGGTAACCATCGGTCTCGCTTTGTCTGTTCAAAGCGCGATCGCGAGCGTTCCCGATCTCACTCCTGTCCCCTTGACCCAAACCTCCACTCCTCTGGAGCAAGGTCGTCAACTTTATCAGTTAGGTCGTTTTGCAGATGCGGCTAAACTTTGGAAGCAAGCAGCACAGGCCTATGAGAGCGCAGGAGATGATGCCTATCAAGCCTTGAGTTTAAGTTATCTCGCCTCCGCTTATCAAAAACTAGACCGTCCAGAACCAGCCCAGGAAGCCATTGAAGAGAGTATCGAGATTTTAGAGTCTGATCCTGAGCGACAAGCCTTTCTTTGGGGGCAAGTCCTCAATACGCAAGCCAATCTTTTTCTCTATTTGGGGCAAACTCAAAAGGCTTTAGACACTTGGGAGATGGCAGAAAGCTACTACCAAGAAGCTGGAGACCGTCAAGGCGTGGTGGGGAGCCAACTGAACCAAGCGCGAGTCTGGCATGGTTTGGGGTATTATG
It encodes:
- a CDS encoding HAL/PAL/TAL family ammonia-lyase; this encodes MIKTPDLMGANTKALREKEQVTLTSKRQKQQGNRVLQGTSQLFEERPSRQNARSPIPRHENKIVTVGDENLTITDVAEVARQGTSVQLADTEELLEQVKAAHNYIEDAVAQNKAIYGVTTGFGGMADTVISSQEAAELQNNLIWFLKSGAGKPLPLADVRAAMLLRMNSHLKGASGIRLKLIKRMATFLNQGVTPHVYEYGSIGASGDLVPLARITGALIGIDDSFTVDFQGQSMPAPQALKKLGLKPLILHPKEGLAMTNGTSVMTGIAALCVHDAQQLLALAMGTHALFVQGLAGTNQSFHPFIHDLKPHSGQKWAAATMLDLLEGSVLSRDERQEQQHFEGENLIQDRYSLRCLPQYLGPIVDGLREIAGQIEVEMNSVTDNPLIDVDNQTTYHCGNFLGQYVGVGMDKLRYYLGLLTKHLDTQIALLVAPEFNNGLPPSLVGNTGRKVNMGLKGLQITGNSLMPLLTFFGNSIADRFPTHAEQFNQNINSQGFASANLTRQTISISHQYMAVALMFAVQGVDQRTYKVAGHYDARECLSPTTEKLYSAVRAVVDKPPSSRRPYIWNDCEQSLDYHIACIATDLAQGGIISQATQEMGLS